One window from the genome of Haladaptatus paucihalophilus DX253 encodes:
- a CDS encoding outer membrane protein assembly factor BamB family protein has translation MHATNRREFLKVAGVLGATVAVGTEFATSAEGSGDTGGSWATYRGNAGRTGATDNVGPGANVTTERSFDMDGGMHTSEPVVADGTVYMAVTTAHTPSTSAGYVAAYDPDADETVWKHEGVSRPGTPTVGGGTVYFGTYGSEDADGAGFFALDADTGETKWHKPASDGLSNPLVADGDLYVGVAGGVSRLDAETGDTVWTTDGVQGSACYADGTLFYTDGTALNAADGSVRWDVTEEGDELQAVADGVVYGVVNESSEHAIKARSADDGTLQWSSSVNIEYYWLGDRLTVANGRVFFRVGDTILAFDAKSGEEAWTTVTDAALAGALSVGGETLYAGGRADPETETGNAVVLALNTTSGDLEWRHEFGGWDFDEYGPATNSPVVVDGKVYTATYPMGSTLDWMYTQYGDFHVLGSDDGPSTTTTTEETTTTEETTTSAETTTTTKEATTTAETTTSEKTTTTASETTTASSTTSETTTTTTTPGTTTPGTTTTTTTTSGSPGTTETTGTGGNGQLTSTTTGTTTTSDGQPGFGLLTALGGVGGVGAYLRSKIERED, from the coding sequence ATGCACGCGACAAATCGGCGGGAGTTTCTGAAGGTGGCGGGAGTTCTGGGCGCGACCGTCGCCGTTGGCACCGAGTTCGCGACGAGCGCGGAGGGGTCCGGCGACACGGGAGGTTCGTGGGCGACGTACCGCGGCAACGCGGGGCGGACCGGTGCGACCGATAACGTCGGTCCGGGGGCGAACGTGACCACCGAGCGGTCGTTCGATATGGACGGCGGCATGCACACGTCCGAACCGGTCGTCGCGGACGGAACGGTGTACATGGCCGTGACGACGGCACACACGCCATCGACCAGTGCGGGCTACGTCGCCGCCTACGACCCGGACGCTGACGAAACCGTGTGGAAGCACGAGGGGGTTTCCCGACCGGGAACGCCCACGGTCGGCGGCGGCACCGTCTACTTCGGGACGTACGGTTCCGAAGACGCCGACGGGGCGGGATTCTTCGCGCTCGACGCCGACACCGGCGAGACGAAGTGGCACAAACCCGCCTCGGACGGGTTGTCGAATCCGTTGGTCGCGGACGGGGACTTGTACGTCGGGGTAGCGGGTGGCGTCTCACGACTCGACGCCGAAACCGGCGATACCGTTTGGACGACCGACGGGGTTCAGGGAAGCGCGTGTTACGCGGACGGAACGCTCTTCTACACGGACGGAACTGCGCTGAACGCGGCTGACGGGTCCGTTCGCTGGGACGTCACCGAGGAAGGCGACGAACTGCAGGCCGTCGCGGATGGCGTGGTGTACGGCGTCGTGAACGAAAGCAGCGAGCACGCGATCAAAGCGAGGTCGGCCGACGACGGGACGCTCCAATGGTCGTCGTCGGTCAACATCGAGTACTACTGGCTCGGGGACCGCCTCACGGTCGCCAACGGGCGCGTGTTCTTCCGCGTCGGGGACACGATACTGGCGTTCGACGCGAAAAGCGGCGAAGAAGCGTGGACGACCGTGACGGACGCAGCGCTCGCGGGTGCCTTGTCGGTCGGCGGGGAAACGCTGTACGCCGGTGGGCGAGCGGACCCGGAGACGGAGACCGGAAACGCGGTCGTGCTGGCGCTGAACACGACGAGCGGGGACCTGGAGTGGCGACACGAGTTCGGAGGATGGGATTTCGACGAATACGGCCCGGCGACCAACTCGCCCGTCGTCGTGGACGGGAAGGTGTACACCGCGACCTATCCGATGGGCTCGACGCTGGATTGGATGTACACGCAATACGGCGATTTCCACGTCCTCGGGAGCGACGACGGACCGTCCACTACGACCACCACGGAGGAGACGACTACCACGGAAGAAACGACCACTTCCGCCGAAACCACGACGACCACGAAGGAAGCGACTACTACCGCCGAAACCACGACGAGCGAGAAAACGACCACGACCGCCAGCGAAACGACCACGGCAAGTTCGACGACTTCGGAGACCACGACGACAACGACGACGCCGGGAACGACGACGCCGGGAACGACGACAACGACCACGACAACATCGGGGTCACCGGGTACAACCGAAACGACGGGAACGGGAGGGAATGGACAGCTCACCAGCACGACGACCGGGACGACGACCACCTCGGACGGACAGCCCGGATTCGGACTCCTCACCGCCCTCGGCGGCGTCGGCGGCGTCGGTGCGTACCTCCGGTCCAAAATCGAGCGCGAGGACTGA
- a CDS encoding mandelate racemase/muconate lactonizing enzyme family protein — protein sequence MGRDYSTLHDPNAEYTMRNLSADTMGATASRGSKRDIEITDVQTTMVDGNFPWTLVRVYTDAGIVGTGEAYWGAGVPELIERMKPFVIGENPLDIDRLYEHLIQKMSGEGSIEGVTVTAISGIEIALHDLAGKILDIPAYQLLGGKYRDRVRVYCDCHTADEADPDACADEAERVVEELGYDALKFDLDVPSGLEKDRANRHLRPGEIRHKAEIVEKVTERVKDRADVAFDCHWTFSAGSAKRLAEAIEDYDVWWLEDPVPPENLQVQEEVTKSTNTPITVGENRYRVTEERRLIENLAVDIIAPDLPKVGGMRETRKIADVANQYYVPVAMHNVSSPVATMASAHVGSAIPNSLAVEYHSYQLGWWEDLVEEDVIENGYITVPEKPGLGVTLDMDAVEEHMVEGEELFDEA from the coding sequence ATGGGACGCGATTACTCGACACTGCACGACCCCAACGCAGAGTACACGATGCGCAACCTCTCCGCCGATACGATGGGTGCCACGGCATCCCGCGGGAGCAAGCGCGACATCGAAATCACCGACGTACAGACGACGATGGTGGACGGCAACTTCCCGTGGACGCTCGTCCGCGTGTACACCGACGCCGGAATCGTCGGCACCGGCGAGGCCTACTGGGGTGCCGGTGTCCCCGAACTCATCGAGCGGATGAAGCCGTTCGTCATCGGCGAGAATCCGCTCGACATCGACCGACTGTACGAACACCTCATCCAGAAGATGTCCGGCGAGGGTTCCATCGAAGGCGTGACCGTCACCGCCATCTCGGGCATCGAAATCGCCCTGCACGACCTCGCGGGCAAAATCCTCGACATCCCGGCCTACCAGCTCCTCGGCGGGAAGTACCGCGACCGAGTTCGCGTGTACTGCGACTGTCACACCGCCGACGAGGCGGACCCGGACGCCTGTGCCGACGAGGCCGAACGCGTCGTCGAGGAACTGGGCTACGACGCGCTCAAGTTCGACTTGGACGTTCCCTCGGGACTCGAAAAGGACCGTGCGAACCGTCACCTCCGCCCCGGCGAAATCCGTCACAAGGCCGAAATCGTGGAGAAGGTCACGGAGCGCGTGAAGGACCGCGCGGACGTGGCGTTCGACTGCCACTGGACGTTCTCGGCCGGAAGCGCGAAGCGCCTCGCGGAAGCCATCGAGGACTACGACGTCTGGTGGCTCGAAGACCCCGTTCCGCCGGAGAACCTGCAAGTACAGGAGGAAGTCACGAAGTCCACGAACACGCCCATCACCGTGGGCGAAAACCGCTACCGCGTCACCGAGGAGCGCCGCCTCATCGAGAACCTCGCGGTGGACATCATCGCGCCCGACCTGCCGAAGGTCGGCGGCATGCGCGAAACCCGAAAAATCGCCGACGTGGCCAACCAGTACTACGTTCCGGTCGCCATGCACAACGTCTCGTCGCCGGTGGCGACGATGGCGAGCGCGCACGTGGGGTCCGCCATCCCGAACTCGCTGGCGGTCGAATACCACTCCTACCAACTCGGCTGGTGGGAGGACCTCGTGGAAGAGGACGTCATCGAGAACGGCTACATCACGGTGCCCGAGAAACCAGGGCTCGGCGTGACGCTCGACATGGACGCCGTGGAAGAGCACATGGTCGAAGGCGAGGAGTTGTTCGACGAAGCATAG
- a CDS encoding glycoside hydrolase 5 family protein: MDVRGAMYLPARAMNSFQMWHTYERGVTERDMGFADRLNLNAIRTWLSYEAWHKDRASFGRALDHFLSSADSHGIRVLLGVFEGVGRPPVPKNLYDTDPWTGTSVWSPAKHVMRNRDEWDGPKRFVEWIMNRYRDDERVLAIEVMNEPGWRPWKKRFAREMFQYTRERRGEVPLTIGATSFANATDYYDWGIDVVQFHYNYPNTTDIYRGVLQQANELRNSISKPVWLTEWQRVANFGWGQKDVSAAQRGPDYASLAPVIRKSGVGNFFWSLMLKPAYMLSQRKRGILNGVFHEDGAVWSTEDASALKAMSGDDTFNGRERKEWPDWAKKVIEKA; the protein is encoded by the coding sequence GTGGACGTTCGGGGAGCGATGTATCTGCCCGCCCGCGCGATGAACTCCTTCCAGATGTGGCACACCTACGAACGCGGCGTCACGGAGCGCGACATGGGGTTCGCCGACCGACTGAACCTCAACGCGATTCGGACGTGGCTGAGCTACGAGGCGTGGCACAAGGACCGAGCGTCGTTCGGCCGGGCGCTCGACCACTTCCTCTCGAGCGCCGACTCGCACGGCATCCGCGTTCTGCTCGGCGTCTTCGAGGGCGTCGGTCGTCCGCCGGTTCCGAAGAACCTCTACGACACAGACCCGTGGACGGGCACGTCGGTCTGGTCCCCGGCTAAGCACGTGATGCGCAATCGCGACGAATGGGACGGGCCGAAGCGGTTCGTCGAGTGGATTATGAACCGCTACCGGGACGACGAGCGAGTGCTGGCCATCGAGGTGATGAACGAACCGGGGTGGCGGCCGTGGAAGAAGCGTTTCGCCCGCGAAATGTTTCAGTACACCCGCGAGCGCCGCGGCGAGGTGCCGTTGACAATCGGCGCGACGAGCTTTGCGAACGCCACCGACTACTACGATTGGGGCATCGACGTGGTGCAGTTCCATTACAACTACCCGAACACGACGGACATCTACCGCGGCGTGCTCCAGCAGGCGAACGAACTCCGCAACAGCATCAGCAAACCCGTCTGGCTGACGGAGTGGCAACGCGTCGCCAACTTCGGATGGGGACAGAAAGACGTCTCCGCGGCCCAGCGCGGCCCCGATTACGCCTCGCTCGCGCCCGTCATTCGGAAATCCGGCGTCGGCAACTTCTTCTGGTCGCTCATGCTCAAACCGGCCTACATGTTGAGTCAGCGCAAACGCGGCATCCTGAACGGCGTCTTCCACGAGGACGGCGCTGTTTGGAGCACAGAAGACGCGAGCGCCCTCAAAGCCATGTCCGGCGACGACACGTTCAACGGTCGAGAGCGCAAGGAGTGGCCCGACTGGGCGAAGAAGGTCATCGAGAAGGCGTGA
- a CDS encoding NosD domain-containing protein, protein MLPSRVLVVGLVFVCVVGGVGHVGRPPVASASAASTTTTAPAAQSATAVDSCTAITKSGRYVLARDVHNGKTAISTGCIKIRADDVVLDGRGHMLDGFGVSDTSGVHVAGASNVTVRNLQTKDWNRGVYVQNAAAVTVRDVVTYNNAIGIDVTDSDATLVNNTVRDGLRGLVLDDAWDDDLRRNRIHHNEVIDIYAPMALVNVFGVQLTVGPPLDLDGDGRYEDVTGNGKTGVWDAVSLPVVAVAVTVGVADIPAQQRSALDFDGDGNFDHGDVLAYAGLTPSR, encoded by the coding sequence ATGCTCCCCTCGCGCGTTCTCGTCGTCGGGTTGGTTTTCGTCTGTGTTGTCGGCGGTGTCGGCCACGTCGGCCGCCCGCCGGTCGCCAGCGCGTCCGCCGCATCGACCACAACAACGGCACCCGCCGCACAGTCCGCCACGGCCGTCGATTCCTGTACGGCGATTACGAAATCCGGGCGCTACGTCCTCGCACGGGACGTTCACAACGGGAAGACGGCCATCTCGACCGGATGTATCAAAATCCGCGCGGACGACGTGGTGTTGGACGGCCGGGGACACATGTTGGACGGGTTCGGCGTCAGCGACACGAGCGGCGTCCACGTAGCGGGGGCGTCGAACGTGACGGTTCGAAACCTCCAAACGAAGGATTGGAATCGCGGAGTCTACGTACAGAACGCGGCCGCCGTGACGGTGCGCGACGTCGTTACCTACAACAACGCAATCGGAATCGACGTGACGGACTCGGACGCCACACTGGTGAACAACACCGTTAGGGACGGCCTCCGCGGTCTCGTCCTCGACGACGCGTGGGACGACGACCTACGGCGCAATCGAATCCACCACAACGAGGTCATCGACATCTACGCGCCGATGGCGCTGGTGAACGTCTTCGGCGTCCAACTCACCGTCGGACCGCCGCTCGACCTCGACGGCGACGGTCGCTACGAGGACGTGACCGGCAACGGGAAAACCGGCGTCTGGGACGCAGTTTCGCTGCCGGTCGTCGCCGTGGCCGTGACGGTTGGGGTCGCCGACATCCCGGCACAGCAACGGTCCGCCCTCGACTTCGACGGCGACGGGAACTTCGACCACGGCGACGTGCTGGCCTACGCCGGACTCACGCCTTCTCGATGA
- a CDS encoding dihydrodipicolinate synthase family protein gives MSHAPEPGTDDPLSLHGVVPPTITAFHEDESVNYEATAAHAQYVVDGGAHGVFPLGTNGEFPLLTGEEKRGVVEAVVEAVDDVPVIAGVGAPSTYETVAHAEHAESVGADGLVVVTPYYYPLDHDAAVEHYRRVCEAVDLPVYVYHIPSKTGNSLSLDTLDDLAEIPNLAGLKDSSKDVPWLGQAIDAHPELTFLAGSDSLLLPGLQLGCTGMVSAVANAFPELVVSLYDAYDAGDVERARELQSDVYAIRDALKGGSYMAGVKTTLDVLDLDFSPGPLRSPLRKMNESDRAALESDLRALDML, from the coding sequence ATGTCGCACGCACCAGAACCGGGGACGGACGACCCGCTCTCCCTGCACGGCGTCGTTCCGCCCACGATTACGGCGTTTCACGAAGACGAGTCGGTGAACTACGAAGCGACGGCGGCCCACGCGCAGTACGTCGTTGACGGCGGCGCACACGGCGTCTTCCCGCTCGGCACGAACGGCGAGTTCCCCCTGCTGACCGGCGAGGAAAAGCGCGGCGTCGTCGAAGCGGTGGTCGAAGCCGTGGACGACGTGCCCGTCATCGCGGGCGTCGGCGCGCCGAGCACGTACGAGACCGTCGCGCACGCCGAACACGCGGAATCGGTCGGCGCGGACGGCCTCGTCGTCGTCACGCCGTACTACTACCCGCTGGACCACGACGCGGCGGTCGAACACTATCGGCGGGTCTGTGAGGCCGTCGATTTGCCGGTGTACGTTTACCACATCCCGAGCAAGACCGGCAACTCGCTGTCGCTCGACACCCTCGACGACCTCGCCGAAATTCCGAACCTCGCCGGACTCAAGGATTCGAGCAAGGACGTGCCGTGGCTCGGGCAGGCCATCGACGCACACCCCGAACTCACGTTCCTCGCGGGGTCGGACTCCCTGCTCCTCCCCGGCCTCCAACTCGGCTGTACCGGCATGGTCAGCGCGGTTGCGAACGCCTTCCCCGAACTGGTCGTCTCGCTCTACGACGCATACGACGCGGGCGACGTGGAACGCGCCCGCGAACTGCAGAGCGACGTGTACGCGATTCGGGACGCCCTGAAGGGCGGGTCGTACATGGCGGGCGTGAAGACGACGCTCGACGTGCTCGATTTGGACTTCTCCCCCGGCCCGCTCCGGAGTCCGCTCCGGAAGATGAACGAATCGGACCGCGCGGCGCTCGAATCCGACCTTCGCGCGCTCGACATGCTCTGA
- a CDS encoding ubiquitin family protein, translating into MNVTVKLTGPMVARTGTRDARVAVPDEATVEDVVEQLGERYGPQVRAGIVDGFGLRSDTSLVRESDHEPLSVHSPVEAGDTVRVQVHA; encoded by the coding sequence ATGAACGTCACAGTCAAACTCACCGGCCCGATGGTCGCGCGCACCGGAACCCGCGACGCACGCGTGGCAGTCCCCGACGAGGCAACCGTCGAGGATGTCGTCGAACAACTCGGCGAGCGCTACGGCCCGCAAGTCCGCGCGGGAATCGTGGACGGATTCGGCCTTCGCTCGGACACCAGCCTCGTCCGCGAGTCCGACCACGAACCGCTCTCGGTTCACAGTCCCGTCGAAGCGGGCGACACCGTTCGCGTACAGGTCCACGCCTGA
- a CDS encoding HAD family hydrolase produces the protein MERYDALYRLYDEFDAKTLRAYQDFVDVFPPVDSRVALEHWQSASDELERRKDEIRDGFDAGETYADVAAHATRDQAFTALDLYSKYGRSVNALVLDVDETLRSAGGTDNEIPREVLNLLTEFHEKGVPIVVCTGQTLENVKGFTIQGLGNEIVHSGTVSIVYEAGTGVFTPGHGAETKRLLFEDLDDDIRDVFDTVRSQVLSSAPEELRRGTHLQGNEFNITMKPNFETGSAKAVEVIDDALVYQLDLLGETVVEDGSEWARTYYAHSDPEIRGVLEAQGGMPDADVEAIPEDVRDTFDRIDVAYYEGDAAEIGSRELNKVVGVEAALDVLGVDDPFTLVMGDSKSDLRVMQWVDENDCGIGAAPEHASRDVLDHVVRTDELIFDRGKAGDVLRTVYALNRLGRLG, from the coding sequence ATGGAACGCTACGACGCCCTCTATCGGCTCTACGACGAGTTCGACGCGAAAACCCTCAGAGCGTATCAGGACTTCGTGGACGTGTTTCCGCCGGTCGATTCGCGGGTCGCGTTGGAACACTGGCAGTCCGCGAGCGACGAACTGGAGCGACGGAAGGACGAGATTCGGGACGGATTCGACGCGGGCGAAACCTACGCTGACGTGGCGGCCCACGCCACGCGCGACCAGGCGTTCACCGCGCTCGACCTCTACTCGAAGTACGGCCGGTCGGTGAACGCGCTCGTACTGGACGTGGACGAGACGCTCCGGTCGGCGGGCGGAACGGACAACGAGATTCCGCGGGAGGTACTCAACCTGTTGACCGAATTCCACGAGAAGGGCGTCCCCATCGTCGTCTGTACCGGACAGACGCTGGAGAACGTCAAGGGATTCACGATTCAGGGACTCGGCAACGAAATCGTCCACTCCGGCACGGTGAGCATCGTCTACGAGGCAGGGACCGGCGTATTCACGCCGGGCCACGGCGCGGAGACCAAACGACTGCTGTTCGAGGACCTGGACGACGACATCCGGGACGTCTTCGACACCGTGCGCTCGCAGGTGCTCTCGTCCGCGCCCGAGGAACTCCGGCGGGGGACCCACCTGCAGGGTAACGAGTTCAACATCACGATGAAGCCGAACTTCGAGACGGGGAGCGCGAAGGCGGTGGAAGTCATCGACGACGCGCTGGTCTACCAACTCGACCTGCTCGGCGAGACCGTCGTCGAAGACGGAAGCGAGTGGGCGCGGACCTACTACGCCCACAGCGACCCCGAAATCCGCGGCGTGCTCGAAGCGCAAGGCGGAATGCCGGACGCGGACGTGGAAGCGATTCCGGAGGACGTGCGGGACACCTTCGACCGAATCGACGTGGCCTACTACGAGGGTGACGCCGCCGAAATCGGCAGTCGAGAGTTGAACAAGGTTGTCGGCGTGGAGGCCGCGTTGGACGTCCTCGGCGTGGACGACCCGTTCACGCTCGTCATGGGCGACAGCAAGAGCGACCTGCGCGTGATGCAGTGGGTGGACGAGAACGACTGTGGCATCGGTGCCGCGCCGGAACACGCCTCCCGCGACGTGCTGGACCACGTGGTTCGCACCGACGAACTCATCTTCGACCGCGGAAAGGCGGGCGACGTGCTTCGGACGGTGTACGCGCTGAATCGGTTGGGTCGATTGGGATAA
- a CDS encoding M48 family metallopeptidase, giving the protein MRTDSLTGRILLSVTALVALTGALVAGLLFVSWTVGGVVAPFLFAPRVWGHYLGGIVGGVACVRLLVATVRRGGISTAAVLDAVPPSETTDSNRDLADLVQRVALQFDVPAPTVSVAEMPVPHASVSGFTRRNTTLVVSTGLLDRLSDEELRAVVAHEMAHVSNRDAAVVSLVALPTVFGRSILNGLGVDDEETPVTSNADDLLGIGALVFGGAIWLVGRSLLALFARQRELAADRAAVELAGSAAALATALQKVDAEAVDAPTTDLRKADTVAAFSIVEPPRTSNDGFSIWADGRTPPVLRVRNRLDDIGNWLFRTHPSTEKRCELLQSWS; this is encoded by the coding sequence ATGCGGACCGACAGTCTCACCGGTCGAATTCTCCTCTCGGTGACGGCGCTCGTCGCGTTGACAGGCGCGCTCGTCGCCGGACTGCTGTTCGTCTCGTGGACGGTGGGCGGGGTCGTCGCCCCCTTCCTGTTCGCACCGCGCGTCTGGGGGCACTACCTCGGCGGGATTGTCGGCGGGGTGGCGTGCGTTAGACTGCTCGTCGCCACGGTCCGTCGTGGCGGGATTTCCACCGCGGCGGTTCTCGACGCGGTTCCGCCGTCGGAAACGACGGATTCGAATCGGGACCTCGCCGACCTCGTTCAGCGCGTCGCGTTGCAGTTCGACGTTCCGGCACCGACCGTTTCGGTGGCCGAGATGCCGGTTCCACACGCTTCCGTTTCGGGATTCACGCGTCGAAACACCACGCTCGTGGTCTCCACCGGTCTGCTGGACCGCCTCTCCGACGAGGAACTGCGCGCGGTCGTGGCACACGAGATGGCACACGTGAGCAATCGAGACGCCGCCGTGGTCTCGCTGGTCGCCCTCCCGACGGTGTTCGGCCGGTCGATACTGAACGGACTCGGCGTGGACGACGAGGAGACGCCCGTCACCTCGAACGCGGACGACCTGTTGGGTATCGGTGCGCTGGTCTTCGGCGGCGCGATTTGGCTCGTCGGGCGGTCGCTGCTCGCGCTGTTCGCCCGACAGCGCGAACTCGCCGCCGACCGCGCCGCCGTCGAACTCGCGGGGTCCGCGGCGGCCTTGGCAACGGCGTTGCAAAAAGTGGATGCGGAGGCGGTCGATGCACCGACGACGGACCTCCGGAAGGCCGATACCGTCGCGGCGTTCTCCATCGTCGAACCGCCGCGGACGTCGAACGACGGCTTTTCGATTTGGGCCGACGGGCGGACGCCGCCGGTGCTTCGCGTTCGAAATCGGCTCGACGACATCGGCAACTGGCTGTTCAGGACGCACCCATCGACGGAAAAACGGTGTGAACTGCTTCAATCGTGGTCGTAA
- a CDS encoding putative ATP-dependent zinc protease has protein sequence MPGETSVRVGVFSLHNSKETKAILNAVEALGHEPVWLRRENTSVEIRDGELVLEPDVDVIANRLLLSKTEYPDELLGLVNLYASVVPTLNPPMSVLRATHKFAAAVRLAEEGVRVPDAILALSTERLNELCEPYGTEAVYKTAIGTHGGGTWKVDLNDPISSRVGKRQAFVQQLIEQDDDGPHSDLRVYVVGDSVIGGMIRSAPDEEWRTNVALGGDVRAAGDVLTDEVSRTALDATNAIGLDYAGVDLIRNERDWYVLEVNPTAGFKGFFEATGHSPAPHIARAAIETAGGSVDEDRVVELTATLDDTVPACKPSTSRRDLSEQPTIGYTTEVVVSGTSGSATVVAKSDTGASRTSIDTGVAADVGAGPIRRTSRVRSGSSKSSRTRPVVDIVVGIAGNHYTVSANIEDRSHMENPVLLGRDILEHYQVDISKRVGEEDTTIEE, from the coding sequence ATGCCGGGAGAAACGTCGGTACGAGTCGGAGTCTTCAGCCTTCACAACAGCAAGGAGACGAAAGCGATTTTGAACGCCGTCGAAGCGCTGGGTCACGAGCCCGTCTGGCTTCGTCGGGAGAACACGTCGGTCGAGATACGGGACGGCGAACTCGTCCTCGAACCGGACGTAGACGTCATCGCCAATCGGTTGTTGCTCTCCAAGACGGAGTATCCCGACGAACTGTTGGGACTGGTGAACCTGTACGCGAGCGTCGTCCCGACGCTCAACCCACCGATGTCGGTGTTACGGGCGACGCACAAGTTCGCCGCCGCGGTGCGGTTGGCCGAGGAGGGGGTTCGGGTTCCGGACGCCATCCTCGCGCTCTCGACGGAACGACTCAACGAACTCTGTGAACCTTACGGCACCGAGGCCGTGTACAAGACCGCCATCGGGACCCACGGCGGCGGCACGTGGAAGGTCGACCTGAACGACCCCATCAGCTCCCGCGTCGGGAAAAGACAGGCGTTCGTCCAGCAACTCATCGAACAGGACGACGACGGCCCGCACAGCGACCTCCGCGTCTACGTGGTCGGCGATTCCGTCATCGGCGGGATGATTCGCTCCGCCCCTGACGAGGAGTGGCGGACGAACGTCGCGCTGGGGGGAGACGTGCGCGCGGCGGGCGACGTACTCACGGACGAAGTTTCACGAACCGCACTCGACGCGACGAACGCCATCGGTCTCGACTACGCCGGGGTCGACCTCATCCGAAACGAGCGCGACTGGTACGTCCTCGAAGTCAACCCGACCGCGGGATTCAAGGGGTTCTTCGAGGCGACCGGCCACAGTCCGGCACCCCACATCGCTCGCGCCGCCATCGAAACGGCGGGCGGGTCGGTGGACGAAGACCGGGTCGTCGAACTGACCGCGACGCTCGACGACACCGTTCCCGCCTGCAAACCGTCGACGAGTCGCCGAGACCTCTCGGAGCAACCGACCATCGGCTACACGACGGAGGTCGTCGTCAGCGGGACATCGGGGTCGGCGACGGTCGTCGCGAAATCTGATACGGGTGCGAGTCGGACGAGCATCGACACCGGCGTCGCGGCGGACGTCGGCGCGGGACCCATCCGTCGAACCTCGCGGGTGCGCTCCGGGAGTTCGAAGTCGAGTCGCACGCGTCCGGTGGTCGATATCGTCGTCGGCATCGCCGGGAACCACTACACCGTCTCCGCGAACATCGAGGACCGAAGCCACATGGAGAATCCCGTCCTCCTCGGCCGCGACATCCTCGAACACTACCAAGTGGACATCAGCAAGCGGGTGGGCGAGGAGGACACCACCATCGAGGAGTGA